The following are encoded together in the Poseidonibacter lekithochrous genome:
- the panC gene encoding pantoate--beta-alanine ligase, whose amino-acid sequence MKIIRTIEELQNIRKTITSSVGFVPTMGALHDGHISLIKQAREENEIVIVSIFVNPTQFLPGEDLDAYPRKDEADKKICEMCKVDYLFMPEISTMYGKEEVLIKAPNKSYMLEGEARPGHFDGVLLVVLKLFGLTQPTNAYFGKKDAQQLSLITQMVKDLFLPINVVACDIVRENDGLAMSSRNIYLDQTQRKDALLLSKSLYTAASLIAKDERDTKTIKNKIHEVMEKLDVEYVAIVDREFNEIQTIELNNCIILIVVRFGNTRLLDNIWL is encoded by the coding sequence TTGAAAATTATAAGAACTATTGAAGAATTACAAAATATTAGAAAAACTATAACTTCAAGTGTTGGTTTTGTACCAACTATGGGAGCCTTACATGATGGACATATCTCCCTAATAAAACAAGCTAGAGAAGAAAATGAGATTGTAATTGTTTCAATCTTTGTAAACCCAACACAATTTTTACCAGGGGAAGATTTAGACGCATATCCTAGAAAAGATGAAGCAGATAAAAAAATCTGTGAAATGTGCAAAGTGGATTATCTATTTATGCCAGAAATATCAACAATGTATGGAAAAGAAGAGGTATTAATAAAAGCTCCTAATAAAAGTTATATGCTAGAAGGAGAAGCTAGACCGGGACATTTTGATGGAGTATTATTAGTAGTTTTAAAACTATTTGGATTAACACAACCAACAAATGCATACTTTGGAAAAAAAGATGCCCAACAACTATCTTTAATTACTCAAATGGTTAAAGACTTATTCCTTCCAATAAATGTAGTAGCCTGTGATATTGTAAGAGAAAATGATGGTTTAGCAATGAGCTCTAGAAATATTTATTTAGACCAAACACAAAGAAAAGATGCACTTTTATTATCTAAATCTTTATACACAGCTGCTTCATTAATAGCAAAAGATGAAAGAGATACTAAAACTATCAAAAACAAAATCCATGAAGTAATGGAAAAACTTGATGTTGAATATGTAGCAATAGTTGATAGAGAATTTAATGAGATTCAAACTATAGAGTTAAATAACTGTATTATTTTGATTGTTGTTAGATTTGGAAATACTAGATTATTGGACAATATCTGGTTATAA
- a CDS encoding metallophosphoesterase, protein MNYWHMQLHPNDKAFGKEREILEKKSLIGLGDLKEGEKQLKLFEEIEIGDIVLVRIGRKPIALVEVLGDIFKEDNPNKTLDWFEYRRSIKVLVYIENKNDFPSPTGTIQKLITKTTKSYKYVDLLVKNYNNQPSNLEYKTSLNQDFLIQNALGGHRGSIDSVIKIDEKTIASCSYDGTVRVWDIKEKKEIALLEGHTNVVNSVIKIDEKIIASCSYDNTVRVWDIKEKKEIALLEGHTNVVNSVIKIDEKIIASCSYDNTVRVWDIKEKKEIALLEGHTDIVNSVIKIDEKIIATCSDDNTVRIWDIKEKKEIVLLEGHTNVVNSVIKIDEKTIATCSDDNTVRVWDIKEKKEIVLLEGHTRIVNSVIKIDEKTIATCSYDEIVRVWDIKEKKEIALLEGHTSIINSVIKIDEKTIATCSYDGTVRVWDIKEKKEIALLEGHTDIVNSVIKIDEKTIATCSDDNTVRIWDIKEKKEIVLLEGHTSIVNSVIKIDEKTIATCSYDETVRVWDIKEKKEIALLEGHTDIVNSVIKIDEKTIATCSDDNTVRVWDIKEKKEVAKYDLKAIEIFYKNNFLIVKHFDSNISIWFLDKDNSLKDTTKKYEVKSNINYISVDEDTLIFSTASGNLYVEKLDFDNIHIINKNYTNHFHIKTLLLGNSAVGKTTLGYGLEYNKFNDDIHSTHGMRFFNFSFKEKISVKANNINEKSEHNFSFDIWDFGGQPEYQISHKQNFDNTRLIFFVVDLQKEDNSIYFWINSIKEHIHQTNKKQLNIFIIGTKKDKSDETEKYLNKIKDLMYENLNSFGIEKEFIKVIHHNTLNLDNDKNMEENLLLVEMKSYVVNNFEYEKDKLLTSAGYLAFEEIKKLQKEHFYYEFNTLVDKLKSENISKLNIEDALDLLKKDGRIDELREDSEKFLVFKPYWKNLFSTAILRYASENKIVSSSISLNDLFSHCFDVEFDKLFEIEKEFLSDEKIYKGLFTKHSVRGKVQVLFMKSIISNFVNDKICYLNNGMLVFPSRFKNKNEEFNKKGYFQVEQVNLVSKKQVEINIATIVSCLFYSSEYEVLKYLSKGVKLRKINSNDLYLIEFSREDILSHSTNQNTTTIKVYANKETESNHELVDFIEAILEKHLTKYYQQKEFTVISNDEFKKEYIIGNISMIFEPDKEKLFLACLENKTNITIKENTHKVCAVNKRELLKIDENIEKSRNIIFDKYDNWLENKKDNKRNILHLSDLHFGENTDIKMEITLLKENIKTRIDYLILSGDLTAKGSAKEFTLIYKFISKLIKICDIDAQKVFIVPGNHDYSRVITHNAYGIESFNPNNFDKNSDYKINDKIFLKRDIKKWNCRFENFSEYLYEALYQEPFIVGKSQKLIQDNEFSFILINTSLEIDHFNLQKVKFDTKSFVNIQDEIKKDNVRFVVGHHPIDYEKSYDFVNNLHQFKIKAYIHGHVHRNNLISFNDIIVGKEKIMYIGSGLFSSDNSYSQLPGVPFRYNIITYDMDSNKLSVDTRERESITMNWRPSSLYPQEDGSFKNIYIEK, encoded by the coding sequence ATGAATTATTGGCATATGCAACTTCATCCAAATGATAAAGCTTTTGGAAAAGAAAGAGAGATACTTGAGAAAAAATCTCTTATAGGATTAGGAGATTTGAAAGAAGGAGAAAAACAATTAAAACTATTTGAAGAAATAGAAATAGGGGACATTGTTTTAGTTAGAATTGGTAGAAAACCTATTGCTTTAGTTGAAGTTCTAGGAGATATTTTTAAAGAAGATAATCCAAATAAGACTTTAGACTGGTTTGAATATAGAAGAAGTATTAAAGTTTTAGTATATATTGAAAATAAAAATGATTTTCCTTCTCCTACAGGAACAATACAAAAACTAATTACAAAAACTACTAAATCTTATAAATATGTAGATTTATTAGTAAAAAACTATAATAATCAACCTTCTAATTTAGAATATAAAACTTCATTAAATCAAGATTTTTTAATACAAAATGCTTTAGGTGGACATAGAGGAAGTATTGATAGTGTAATAAAAATAGATGAAAAAACAATAGCTTCGTGTTCTTATGATGGAACAGTTCGAGTATGGGATATAAAAGAGAAAAAAGAGATAGCACTTTTAGAAGGGCATACTAATGTTGTTAATAGTGTAATAAAAATAGATGAAAAAATAATAGCTTCGTGTTCTTATGATAATACAGTTCGAGTATGGGATATAAAAGAGAAAAAAGAGATAGCACTTTTAGAAGGGCATACTAATGTTGTTAATAGTGTAATAAAAATAGATGAAAAAATAATAGCTTCGTGTTCTTATGATAATACAGTTCGAGTATGGGATATAAAAGAGAAAAAAGAGATAGCACTTTTAGAAGGGCATACTGATATTGTTAATAGTGTAATAAAAATAGATGAAAAAATAATAGCAACATGCTCGGATGATAATACAGTTCGAATATGGGATATAAAAGAGAAAAAAGAGATAGTACTTTTAGAAGGGCATACTAATGTTGTTAATAGTGTAATAAAAATAGATGAAAAAACAATAGCAACATGCTCGGATGATAATACAGTTCGAGTATGGGATATAAAAGAGAAAAAAGAGATAGTACTTTTAGAAGGGCATACTCGTATTGTTAATAGTGTAATAAAAATAGATGAAAAAACAATAGCAACATGTTCTTATGATGAAATAGTTCGAGTATGGGATATAAAAGAGAAAAAAGAGATAGCACTTTTAGAAGGACATACAAGTATTATTAATAGTGTAATAAAAATAGATGAAAAAACAATAGCAACATGCTCCTATGATGGAACAGTTCGAGTATGGGATATAAAAGAGAAAAAAGAGATAGCACTTTTAGAAGGGCATACTGATATTGTTAATAGTGTAATAAAAATAGATGAAAAAACAATAGCAACATGCTCGGATGATAATACAGTTCGAATATGGGATATAAAAGAGAAAAAAGAGATAGTACTTTTAGAAGGGCATACAAGTATTGTTAATAGTGTAATAAAAATAGATGAAAAAACAATAGCAACATGCTCCTATGATGAAACAGTTCGAGTATGGGATATAAAAGAGAAAAAAGAGATAGCACTTTTAGAAGGACATACTGATATTGTTAATAGTGTAATAAAAATAGATGAAAAAACAATAGCAACATGCTCGGATGATAATACAGTTCGAGTATGGGATATAAAAGAGAAAAAAGAAGTAGCTAAATATGACTTAAAAGCAATAGAGATTTTCTACAAAAATAACTTTTTAATAGTTAAACATTTTGATAGTAATATTTCAATCTGGTTTTTAGATAAAGATAATAGTTTAAAAGACACTACTAAGAAATATGAAGTGAAATCTAATATAAATTATATTTCTGTTGATGAAGATACTTTGATTTTTTCGACAGCCTCTGGTAATTTATATGTAGAAAAATTAGATTTTGATAATATTCATATAATTAACAAAAACTATACAAATCATTTTCATATAAAAACTTTGTTATTAGGGAATAGTGCAGTTGGTAAAACTACACTTGGATATGGACTTGAATATAATAAGTTTAATGACGATATTCATTCTACTCATGGAATGAGGTTTTTTAATTTTTCTTTTAAAGAAAAAATATCAGTAAAAGCAAATAATATAAATGAAAAATCAGAACATAATTTTAGTTTTGATATATGGGATTTTGGTGGACAGCCAGAGTATCAGATTTCACATAAGCAAAATTTCGATAATACAAGATTAATATTTTTTGTAGTTGATTTGCAAAAAGAAGATAACTCAATATATTTTTGGATAAATAGTATAAAAGAGCATATTCATCAAACAAATAAAAAACAATTAAATATTTTTATTATAGGAACGAAAAAAGATAAATCAGATGAGACAGAAAAATATCTAAATAAAATAAAAGATTTGATGTATGAAAATTTGAATAGTTTTGGTATTGAAAAAGAGTTTATAAAAGTTATTCATCATAATACTTTGAATTTAGATAATGATAAAAATATGGAAGAAAACTTATTATTAGTAGAAATGAAAAGCTATGTTGTAAATAATTTTGAATATGAAAAAGATAAATTACTTACTTCCGCAGGATATTTGGCATTTGAAGAGATAAAAAAACTACAAAAAGAACACTTTTATTATGAGTTTAATACTTTAGTGGATAAATTAAAAAGTGAAAATATAAGTAAGTTAAATATAGAAGATGCTTTAGATCTTCTAAAAAAAGATGGAAGAATTGATGAATTAAGAGAAGATAGTGAAAAGTTTTTAGTATTTAAGCCTTATTGGAAAAATCTTTTTTCAACTGCAATTTTAAGATATGCAAGTGAAAATAAAATTGTATCTTCTAGTATTTCTTTAAATGACTTGTTTTCACATTGTTTTGATGTTGAATTTGACAAGTTGTTTGAGATAGAAAAAGAATTTTTAAGTGATGAAAAAATATATAAAGGTTTATTTACTAAACACTCAGTTAGAGGTAAAGTTCAAGTATTATTTATGAAAAGTATTATTTCAAATTTTGTAAATGATAAGATCTGTTACTTAAATAATGGAATGTTAGTCTTTCCTTCACGATTTAAAAATAAGAATGAAGAATTTAATAAAAAAGGATATTTTCAAGTAGAACAGGTAAATTTAGTTTCAAAAAAACAAGTTGAAATAAATATCGCAACAATAGTAAGTTGTTTGTTTTATTCAAGTGAATACGAAGTTTTAAAATACTTGTCTAAAGGTGTAAAACTAAGAAAAATAAATAGTAATGATTTATATTTAATTGAGTTTTCAAGAGAAGATATATTAAGTCATAGTACAAATCAAAATACCACAACTATAAAAGTTTATGCTAATAAGGAGACTGAGAGTAATCATGAATTGGTTGATTTTATAGAAGCAATTTTAGAAAAACATTTAACTAAGTATTATCAACAAAAAGAGTTTACTGTAATATCAAATGATGAGTTTAAAAAAGAATATATCATAGGAAATATCTCAATGATATTTGAGCCAGATAAAGAAAAATTATTTTTAGCGTGTTTAGAAAATAAAACAAATATTACAATTAAAGAAAACACTCATAAAGTATGTGCAGTTAATAAGAGAGAGTTATTAAAGATTGATGAGAATATTGAAAAATCAAGAAATATTATTTTTGATAAATATGATAATTGGTTGGAAAATAAGAAAGATAATAAAAGAAATATATTACATTTAAGTGATTTACATTTTGGTGAAAATACTGATATTAAAATGGAAATAACTCTTTTAAAAGAAAATATTAAAACAAGAATTGATTATTTAATTCTAAGTGGAGATTTAACAGCAAAAGGTAGTGCTAAAGAGTTTACTCTTATTTATAAGTTTATTTCTAAATTAATTAAGATATGTGATATTGATGCTCAAAAAGTATTTATAGTTCCTGGTAATCACGATTATAGTAGAGTAATAACTCATAATGCTTATGGTATTGAAAGTTTTAATCCAAACAACTTTGATAAAAACAGTGACTATAAAATAAATGATAAAATTTTTTTAAAAAGAGATATAAAAAAATGGAACTGCAGGTTTGAGAACTTTAGTGAATATTTATATGAGGCTTTATATCAAGAACCTTTTATTGTAGGAAAAAGTCAGAAGCTAATTCAAGATAATGAGTTTAGTTTTATATTGATTAATACATCTTTAGAAATAGACCACTTTAATTTACAAAAAGTTAAATTTGATACTAAGTCTTTTGTAAATATCCAAGATGAAATTAAAAAAGATAATGTAAGGTTTGTAGTGGGCCATCATCCTATTGATTATGAAAAATCATATGATTTTGTAAATAATTTACACCAATTTAAAATTAAAGCGTATATTCATGGACATGTTCATAGAAATAATTTGATTTCTTTTAATGATATAATTGTAGGAAAAGAAAAAATAATGTACATAGGCTCGGGGCTATTTTCAAGTGACAATAGCTATAGCCAATTGCCGGGAGTACCTTTTCGGTATAATATTATAACTTATGATATGGATTCAAATAAACTGTCAGTAGATACAAGAGAGCGAGAAAGTATAACAATGAATTGGAGACCATCATCTTTATATCCTCAAGAGGATGGTTCTTTTAAAAATATATATATAGAAAAATAA
- a CDS encoding YceI family protein, whose protein sequence is MNLKKLALTSTLLVSTLFAGNYNVDKDHTNVGFKVKHMMISNVSGKFNEFKGTFEYDEKAKMLKSLNGEIVVKSINTENKKRDDHLRSADFFNAKKFPKITFTLSKIEDDTAYGKITIKDVTKDIKLDFDNSGTIKDPWGNYRAGFALSGKIKRKDFGITWNKVIEAGGVAVGDTVKLDIEIEGIKEK, encoded by the coding sequence ATGAACTTAAAAAAACTAGCGCTTACGAGTACTCTATTGGTTTCAACACTATTTGCAGGTAATTATAATGTTGATAAAGATCACACAAATGTTGGCTTCAAAGTTAAACATATGATGATTTCAAATGTATCTGGAAAGTTTAATGAATTTAAGGGAACGTTTGAATATGATGAAAAAGCAAAGATGCTAAAATCACTTAATGGTGAGATAGTTGTAAAATCAATAAATACTGAAAATAAAAAAAGAGATGATCACCTAAGATCAGCCGATTTTTTTAATGCAAAAAAATTCCCAAAAATTACATTTACTCTTAGTAAAATTGAAGATGACACTGCTTATGGAAAAATCACAATTAAAGATGTTACAAAAGATATTAAATTAGATTTTGATAATAGTGGAACTATAAAAGACCCTTGGGGTAATTATAGAGCAGGATTTGCACTAAGTGGAAAAATCAAAAGAAAAGATTTTGGAATCACTTGGAATAAAGTAATTGAAGCAGGTGGAGTAGCTGTAGGAGATACTGTAAAACTTGATATTGAAATTGAAGGTATCAAAGAAAAATAA
- the rimO gene encoding 30S ribosomal protein S12 methylthiotransferase RimO, with protein sequence MKFTTQNPQKSLHLVSLGCTKNLVDSEVMLGKLSDYTMTDDSATADVIIVNTCGFIDSAKEESINTILNLHDERKEQSVLVMAGCLSERYKEDLQKELPEIDVFTGVGDYDKIDELVNEKRSNFTNEVFLANDTNERVITGSSYHAYVKLSEGCNQACSFCAIPSFKGKLHSRTLESLVKEVKALVKKGFTDFSFVSQDSSSFLRDLGHKDGLEQLITEVDKIEGIKTSRILYLYPSTTTLDLIDKIADSKIFQNYFDMPLQHITPSMLKIMKRGKGVEKLIELMDHMKSKPNSFVRTTFIAGHPGESIEDHEALCKYIEEYKFDRANVFSYSTEEGTHAAKSDHLIDQEIIDDRADEIGAIIANTTQESLEAEVGKTFDVYVDGESDEHEYLLSARKTIWAPDIDGEIYINDNELFEENGDQTQLKFGQIYTVTITELVGDKLIARVIK encoded by the coding sequence ATGAAATTTACAACTCAAAACCCTCAAAAATCTTTACATTTAGTATCATTAGGCTGTACAAAAAACTTAGTTGATTCAGAAGTAATGCTTGGAAAACTAAGTGATTATACAATGACAGATGATTCAGCTACTGCTGATGTTATTATTGTAAATACTTGTGGATTTATTGACTCTGCAAAAGAAGAGAGTATTAATACAATTTTAAATCTTCACGACGAAAGAAAAGAACAATCAGTTTTAGTAATGGCTGGATGTTTATCTGAAAGATATAAAGAAGATTTACAAAAAGAACTACCAGAAATTGATGTATTTACAGGAGTTGGTGATTATGACAAAATCGACGAACTTGTAAATGAAAAAAGATCAAACTTTACAAATGAAGTATTCCTTGCAAATGATACAAACGAAAGAGTTATCACAGGTTCTTCATACCATGCTTATGTAAAATTAAGTGAAGGATGTAATCAAGCCTGTTCATTCTGTGCTATTCCATCTTTCAAAGGAAAATTACATTCAAGAACATTAGAATCTCTTGTAAAAGAAGTAAAAGCCTTAGTAAAAAAAGGTTTTACAGACTTCTCATTTGTATCACAAGATTCATCATCATTCCTAAGAGATTTAGGTCATAAAGATGGTCTAGAGCAATTAATCACAGAAGTTGATAAAATTGAAGGAATTAAAACATCTAGAATTTTATACCTTTATCCATCAACTACTACTTTAGATTTAATTGATAAAATTGCTGATTCAAAAATCTTCCAAAACTACTTTGATATGCCATTACAACATATCACTCCATCAATGCTTAAAATCATGAAAAGAGGAAAAGGTGTTGAGAAATTAATTGAATTAATGGATCATATGAAATCAAAACCAAACTCTTTTGTAAGAACTACATTTATTGCCGGACATCCAGGTGAGAGTATTGAAGATCATGAAGCATTATGTAAATATATTGAAGAGTATAAATTTGATAGAGCAAATGTATTCTCTTATTCTACAGAAGAAGGTACTCATGCTGCAAAATCTGATCACTTAATTGATCAAGAAATTATTGATGATAGAGCAGATGAAATCGGAGCAATTATTGCAAACACTACTCAAGAATCATTAGAAGCAGAAGTTGGTAAAACTTTTGATGTTTATGTTGATGGTGAAAGTGATGAACATGAATATTTATTATCTGCTAGAAAAACTATTTGGGCTCCAGATATTGATGGTGAAATATACATCAATGACAATGAACTATTTGAAGAAAATGGAGATCAAACACAATTAAAATTTGGACAAATTTATACAGTAACTATTACAGAATTAGTTGGAGATAAACTAATCGCAAGAGTTATTAAATAA
- the tilS gene encoding tRNA lysidine(34) synthetase TilS has protein sequence MTLNFSAVNNTKNLLAFSAGVDSSALFFLLLEQNIPFDIAIVDYNVREQSKDEVTYAKQLAKKYNKKVFIKEVELENSNFEKKARDIRYSFFEDLIKQFHYDTLITAHQLNDKLEWFMMQMSKGAGIVELLGFKEWEDKNTYKIYKPLLEITKDELQNYLKSNNLKYFVDNSNFDEKYKRNYFRHNYSDKFLSEFKDGIKNSFEYLQNDLNSLNIEEKAILKIDELEVFKASNDDNINIRTIDINLKKRGVLLSKASRNEILRQKEIVISHKISVCISNDLIYIAPFSKSKMDKKFKEKCRLNKIPKNVRVYLYDKNIDPKDLVV, from the coding sequence ATGACCCTAAACTTTAGTGCAGTTAATAATACAAAGAATCTACTAGCTTTTTCAGCTGGGGTAGATTCTTCTGCACTATTCTTCTTGTTACTTGAACAAAATATTCCTTTTGATATTGCAATTGTTGATTATAATGTACGAGAGCAATCAAAAGATGAAGTAACTTACGCAAAACAACTAGCAAAAAAATACAATAAAAAAGTTTTCATAAAAGAAGTAGAACTAGAAAATTCTAATTTTGAGAAAAAAGCAAGAGATATTAGATACTCTTTTTTTGAAGACTTAATCAAGCAGTTCCATTACGACACTTTAATTACCGCTCACCAGCTAAATGATAAACTTGAATGGTTTATGATGCAAATGAGTAAAGGAGCTGGTATTGTTGAGTTATTAGGCTTTAAAGAGTGGGAAGATAAGAATACTTACAAAATATATAAACCTCTTTTAGAAATCACTAAAGATGAATTACAAAACTATCTAAAAAGTAATAATTTAAAGTACTTTGTGGATAATAGCAATTTTGATGAAAAATATAAAAGAAACTACTTTAGACATAATTATTCAGATAAATTTTTGAGTGAATTTAAAGATGGAATAAAAAATTCTTTTGAATATTTACAGAATGACTTAAATTCATTAAATATAGAAGAAAAAGCTATTTTAAAAATTGATGAATTAGAAGTTTTTAAAGCATCCAATGATGATAATATTAATATAAGAACAATAGATATAAATCTTAAAAAAAGAGGTGTATTATTATCAAAAGCTTCAAGAAATGAAATTTTAAGACAAAAAGAAATTGTAATATCTCATAAAATATCAGTATGTATAAGTAATGATTTAATTTATATAGCTCCATTTTCAAAAAGTAAAATGGATAAAAAATTCAAAGAAAAATGTAGGCTAAATAAAATACCTAAAAATGTGAGAGTTTATCTGTACGATAAAAATATAGATCCAAAAGATTTAGTTGTTTAA